From the genome of Luteitalea sp.:
GATCGCCCCAGACTCCACAGCGCCTGCGCGACGATGGCGATTACAACCGGCTTCACCCCATACAGGAGTCCCGCGGCTTCCGGGAGGCTGCCGTAACGTCCGTACGCCCAAGCAGCCGCGCCGACGATTAACGTGGCGGGAACGATGAAGCAGAGCCCTGCCACGAGAAGGCCTCGCCAACCCGCTCGAGCATGACCGATGTGAATTGCCAGCTCTGTGGAGTTGGGCCCAGGAATGAGGTTGGTCGCTCCGAGATAGTCGAGGAACTCTTCGCGGGTCAGCCACTTTCGCCGGCGCACGACCTCATCCTCCATCATGGCGATGTGTGCCGCCGGCCCACCGAAGGCCGTCGTGCCGAGTCGCAAGAAGACCGCGGCGATCTCCGATAG
Proteins encoded in this window:
- a CDS encoding chromate transporter; this translates as MARDSVGDVAARTRNSLSEIAAVFLRLGTTAFGGPAAHIAMMEDEVVRRRKWLTREEFLDYLGATNLIPGPNSTELAIHIGHARAGWRGLLVAGLCFIVPATLIVGAAAWAYGRYGSLPEAAGLLYGVKPVVIAIVAQALWSLGRS